CTGAAATTCTCTTAGAAGAACTTTACGCAGAACGGACAAAATTTAAACCTGCTGCTACTAATAAAACCATTTCAAATGCTTTAGCCAAGATTCTAATGGAGGCTGACTTTGCCAGACCTGTAAGGGGAATAGACACGAGTAGATTCGCCCGACTACCTAGAGAATTATTTGAGAAAGATCCCGATCCCGACAAGTCAAAAGTTGGCTATGACGAGTACGAAGAATTGTATCACAAACTCGTTCGAGTATCGGGTCAAGCTTTTTTGTGAAGTTGATACGACAGTTTATTTTAATCGATTGTCTTCTGTTGATTAGGCTGTTCTCTGGGAACATTCAGAGGGTGATCGATTAAAAATCCAAATATTAAAAAAAAGATAGACCAGAAGGAAACCACAATTATCAATTTAATTACCGCTACATTGGCATGGTACTGGGCAATTTCTTTAGTTACGGAATCAGCAATATCTTGATTTTTGTTTTTCATTTTCCAAGATAATTTAATCTTTTTTGATACTTAAGCATAATGTTTTAAGATAGCATCTTATCAATGTATGTAAAAACAATGAATTTTAAAATTAATTTAGTAACGTTATTAATATTAACAACGATGGTTACGACTGAGAAATCGATTTTAGCAGAAAATAGAGGCGCTGGTGCTACTACTGGCGATTTTTCTTGGCAAAAAGGCAAACCGATTGAAGCTATTGATTTGTGGCATGAAGAAGCCAAGTTATTCCATCAAGAAAATAAACGTAATTTGGAATTAGAGACAATTCTCAAGATTTCTCAAGGCTATACTCAACTTGGGCAATTTCGTCTGGCACTCTTGGAACTAGAGAAAGCTAAGAAATTTCCTGGGCTAAACTCTAACACAAAAGCTTTAATTAAATTGGGAATCGGCAACGCTCAAAGCGGCAACGGGAACTATAAATCTGCTTTGATCGCATATCAAGATAGTTTAAACAAGAAAGTATCCTTAATTACTCTAAATAACTTAGTTAAAACTCTGCGAGAGCTAAAAACATCGGTATTATTAGAGGCTGAAGAAATTATTAGGGCTAAAGATTCAAAAGACTATTATTCTCTTGCTAAAAGTTATGAATTACAGGCTAACGTTTATGCCGAGCGAGCGCTAATTTTAAGTAAGCAAGAAAACTCACTGGCTGCTGTGTCTGCTTTAGTTGAATGGAGTAAACTGGAACAAAACACTTTAAGCTTACATCAATTAGCTAAAGGTCAGGAAACCCTAAATAAACTCCCTCCATCTAAGCAGCTAGTCTATGTGTTAATTAACTGGGCAGGAGTAGATAATGATAGATCGGTATACTGGCTAGGCAAAGCCGATGCGATCGCCAAATCATATAAAGACCCTCAGCTCGAAAGTTACGTACTTCTCGAATTAGCCTATTTTTATCAAAAAAAGGCTAATTTAACTCTAGCATTAGATTATGCTAAAGAAGCCGAACTAAAAGCAAGCTCGACCTTAACTTCAGAAAGTTATTATCGTTCGCAAAAGTTAATAGCGGACATTTATCAGGCACGAGGTCTGAAGGAGCTTGCGCTTGAAAAGTATAAAAATACAATCGACACAATTGACGTTCTAATAAAAACAGTTTCTTCTAGTAGTCCAAGCCGCGTAGTTAAGTTCAACAAAGAAATTCAGCCAATATATGAAGATACTTTAAAAATTATTTTAGAGCAGCCTGAATTATCTTCTCTTAGAGACGCTATTGTAATTTCCGATCGACTGCGCTTGTTGCAACTCAACAACTATTTTGGCGAAGACTGTTTTGAAATAGAAAAGCAGCAGTTAAGCAATAGTTCCCGTATTAAAAAAAATATGGCGATTCTAAATTCTATTGTATTACATGACAAAGTATATTTTATTTTACGATTGCCCGATGGTAGGATAATAAAAAGCGAAAAAATGATTTCTAAGTCCGAATTGTATGAATCTGCTAAAAAGTGGCGCGCTGAATTAAACACTTCATACTCTTGGAGGTTCCGCCACCATTCAAGATATTTCTATGATTTGATCGTAAAACCTTTTGAAGCAGAACTAGCATCGGTACAAGAAAAAGAAAAAGTCTTGGTTTTTATTCACGACGGAATTTTGCGTAATTTGCCGATGGCTGCACTCTTTGATGGCAAAAATTATCTAGTCGAGAAGTGGGCGATTAGTTCCTCAATTGGCTTAAAAATGACAATTGAGCCATCTAAAGTTTTTTCAAAACCAACAGCATTGGTCTTTGGTCTTAGTAGTCCTAAAAAAGCAGGCTGGTCGACAATACCAAGCGTAGACCAAGAAGTTAAGAAGGTTGGAGAATTAATAAATTCTAACCAATATTTAGATAGTAATTTTACAGAAAAAAACTTATCAGAGCAGTTAAAGCAGAAATCATATTCTGTATTGCATTTAGCTACACATGGATATTTTGGCGGTACAGCAAAAACGTCTTACATATTAGCTTATGATAAAAAAATATCGGTTCCTGAATTAGAGTTTTTGCTAGAGAATAGTGTGAATGCGCCAAATTTGCTCGTGTTAAGCGCTTGCGAAACGGCTTTAGGCAGTAAGTTTTCAGTTCTTGGTTTGGCTGGTGTTGCTGCCAAAAGTGGTGTTAGCTCGACGTTAGGGACATTGTGGCAAGTTGCCGATGCAGACCAAAAAGAAATGATAAATAATTTCTATACCAATCTTAATGATGATTTGTCAAATAAGGCGGTCGCTTTACAAAAAGCTCAAGTTAAACAAATTAGACAATTAGCTCATCCACAAAAATGGGCTGCTTTAAACTTAATTGGTAATTAGTATGGATTTCAGAATTATTTTATACTTATCTATTTTGCTTCTGCTCATGGAAGCTTTTTGACAGATATATTTCATCAATATTTGCGAAATTTTCCTATATCCAAGCTTGAAGCTATAGAAGCAGTAATCTTTTACAAATATTGATGGTTGAAGTACAGCCTAAAATCAAATTTCTCAATTTGCTAAATTTAACTTCCCGAAAAATTTTCTTTCTCACAAAAGCTAGAATTAAAGATGAAGCATCAAAATAATTCTTTTATAAAGGGACGCAGACGACCTAGAAATCATCTAAACAATCTAAAAACATCACGGCATTTCAATTCTTCATTCAAAAAGAGAGTTATTTTTTGTTTAAATTATTTCCGAAAACAAGATCGACAGGGATTAAATAAACTATCTAACGCTTTTAGCGTAATAGTCTTAGGTATTGTTTGTCTCTTATGGAGCGGCTATTTGTATTCGTCTATAAAAGAAAAAGCAACTGCCCCTAAAGCAGCATCAACTTCTGTTACGGGAATATTTAATTACGCTGGTTCGCCTATATATTCGGCGCTTATCGCTTCAGGTATAAACACACCACTACGAAATTTAAACCCCAAATTTGAGGTAAGATACACCAAGCCTCTCAACAATGATTTTAGTACAGACTACGCGATCGCTCAATTAATTGAAGGCGAATTAAGTTTTGTCTATACCGATCGACCCTTAAACGATAGAGAGTATCGAAGAGCAAATTTACGCTCTTTGAATTTAGAACAAGTTGCTTTAGGAATTGATGGCATTGTGGTATTTGGCAATAACTCTCTGCCCGTATCAAAGCTTAACCGAAACCAAGTCAGAGAAATTTTTGCAGGAAAAATAACCAACTGGAGTCAAATCGACCCGCAAATTGACTTGCCAATTACACCAATAGCAATCAAAAACGAAAAGGTTGAAGGAATAGAAATAACGTCGGCAAATATAAAGTATGCTGAAAATCATACTTTGGCTTTAAGAAAACTAATTGGCACTCCTGGAGCAATCTGTTTTGCTTCCGCCTCTTTAGTTCAAAATCAGCAGCTAGTTAAAGTGCTTGCTTTAGCAGATGGCGACTCGACAAACTATATTAGTCCGAAGGTTGATGGTAAAATCAACCTAAGAGCATTTCAGGACGGAAGTTATCCTTTAACTAGAAGAATTTTTCTTATTTATCGTCAAGATGGCAGTAGCGACCAAAAAGCAGCTAAATATTATGCAAATTATCTTAAATCTCCAGATATACAAGAAATAATTGAAAAATCAGGATTTGTCTCAATTTATTAATAACTAAAAATATAATTAATCGATCGGCACAATGATTTTAGTTCATAAAGATAAAAAAGTTAAGAAATATAAGAAGGCTAAAGCTAGCGAAATTCCTTTTGTCGTATGGTTACTGGAGAATCCCCAAAGTACTATTAGTTTACCTGGAAGAATTTCTCTCGAAGATCACGACTATTTGCATTTGTTATTGGATTGCGATATGTCTTCAGCAGGAGAAGCATTTGTAATTGGCTCCTGTATGGGAAGCGATCCTGATACAAAAAAAATTCATATTCTAATTTTTAAATTTTTCGCCAAATATGTTTATCCTCAAGCTTACAGGTTGAGTAAGGAAGACCTGGCTAAGTTCGATCGTGGATTTAGCTATGGAAAATACCTGTATTGTAAAAATAAAATAGCATTAAACACAATAAAGTCTTTTGATTGCCAAAAAAAATATTCTGTAGAACAAATACGAAGCTATCTAGAGATAAATTTAGAAGAGCAAAGAAATATAATGTCAGATGAAAATAATACAAAACCGAACAAAAAACATTTAATTAAAGCTTTAAGAATTTCTAGTAGTATTTGTGCAATTTTAGGCGGGTTTTTAGTCGCTTCTAAATTAACTATTAGTGGTTATGGATTTATTATTTTAGCCCTTAGTTCCAGCCAGCTTTTGATTTCCTCCATTTTAGATCGGGACAAATTTTTAGTTTTTTATTCGGCGGCAGTCTTTTTGTTTGTCGATCTTTATGGAATATATCGCTGGTTGCTTGCTTAACTAAACGCTACGTACTGATGTGACGTACTCCCGTCATGTCAAATCAAAGATTACAGCTCCTCAAACTCCCCGAAAGTTAAAAGAAAAACCAATTGTGTTTACCCTCAGACCGTATCAACAACAGGTGGTTAGCGATACATATGCCTATATTCGCCAGGGAGAAAAAAAAATTTTAATTTTTGCTCCTACTGGTGCGGGAAAAACAGTTATAATTACAAAAGTAGTATTTGACGCTTCAAGTCGGGCTAAAAAAGTTTTGTTTGTAGTTCATAGAGAAATTCTGATCGAGCAAACCGCCAAGAAATTTGCGGCGGTAGGTTTAGAATGTGGGTTTATTAAAGCTGGCTGGCCAAAAAACATCGATGCAGGAGTGCAAATCGCTTCGGTACAGACACTTCCAAAGCGAGATAGCTGGAAACTGCTAAAATTCGATCTTGTTATTTTTGATGAATGTCATTTAGTAGCCTTTAGCAAGATTTGCCAGGAGATCAGGGAGAAATTGTTGCCAGAGGCAATTTATTTGGGATTAACCGCGACACCTTGGCGATTATCAAAACGAGAATCCTTGGGTGATGTTTATTCGGCGTTAGTATGTGCGCCAATGCCTAAAATACTTATTGAATCGAGCTTTTTGGTTAAGCCTTCTTACTTTGGTTTGAGCTTTAATATCGAACTTGACAATGTAAATCTGGTCAATGGAGATTACGATCTAAATCAACTAAGTGTTTCTTGCGATCGCCCCGAATTAATCGAGCAAATTTGTCAAACTTGGTGCAAGTTAGCTCAAACACGACCGACAATTGCCTTTGCTGTTAAAGTTGCTCATGCTAATAATATCGCTAAAGCTTTTTCCCAGCTAGGTGT
This Pleurocapsa minor HA4230-MV1 DNA region includes the following protein-coding sequences:
- a CDS encoding CHAT domain-containing protein encodes the protein MNFKINLVTLLILTTMVTTEKSILAENRGAGATTGDFSWQKGKPIEAIDLWHEEAKLFHQENKRNLELETILKISQGYTQLGQFRLALLELEKAKKFPGLNSNTKALIKLGIGNAQSGNGNYKSALIAYQDSLNKKVSLITLNNLVKTLRELKTSVLLEAEEIIRAKDSKDYYSLAKSYELQANVYAERALILSKQENSLAAVSALVEWSKLEQNTLSLHQLAKGQETLNKLPPSKQLVYVLINWAGVDNDRSVYWLGKADAIAKSYKDPQLESYVLLELAYFYQKKANLTLALDYAKEAELKASSTLTSESYYRSQKLIADIYQARGLKELALEKYKNTIDTIDVLIKTVSSSSPSRVVKFNKEIQPIYEDTLKIILEQPELSSLRDAIVISDRLRLLQLNNYFGEDCFEIEKQQLSNSSRIKKNMAILNSIVLHDKVYFILRLPDGRIIKSEKMISKSELYESAKKWRAELNTSYSWRFRHHSRYFYDLIVKPFEAELASVQEKEKVLVFIHDGILRNLPMAALFDGKNYLVEKWAISSSIGLKMTIEPSKVFSKPTALVFGLSSPKKAGWSTIPSVDQEVKKVGELINSNQYLDSNFTEKNLSEQLKQKSYSVLHLATHGYFGGTAKTSYILAYDKKISVPELEFLLENSVNAPNLLVLSACETALGSKFSVLGLAGVAAKSGVSSTLGTLWQVADADQKEMINNFYTNLNDDLSNKAVALQKAQVKQIRQLAHPQKWAALNLIGN
- a CDS encoding substrate-binding domain-containing protein, with protein sequence MYSSIKEKATAPKAASTSVTGIFNYAGSPIYSALIASGINTPLRNLNPKFEVRYTKPLNNDFSTDYAIAQLIEGELSFVYTDRPLNDREYRRANLRSLNLEQVALGIDGIVVFGNNSLPVSKLNRNQVREIFAGKITNWSQIDPQIDLPITPIAIKNEKVEGIEITSANIKYAENHTLALRKLIGTPGAICFASASLVQNQQLVKVLALADGDSTNYISPKVDGKINLRAFQDGSYPLTRRIFLIYRQDGSSDQKAAKYYANYLKSPDIQEIIEKSGFVSIY
- a CDS encoding DEAD/DEAH box helicase — its product is MTYSRHVKSKITAPQTPRKLKEKPIVFTLRPYQQQVVSDTYAYIRQGEKKILIFAPTGAGKTVIITKVVFDASSRAKKVLFVVHREILIEQTAKKFAAVGLECGFIKAGWPKNIDAGVQIASVQTLPKRDSWKLLKFDLVIFDECHLVAFSKICQEIREKLLPEAIYLGLTATPWRLSKRESLGDVYSALVCAPMPKILIESSFLVKPSYFGLSFNIELDNVNLVNGDYDLNQLSVSCDRPELIEQICQTWCKLAQTRPTIAFAVKVAHANNIAKAFSQLGVSANVVSGTTPISVRNELYRKLADGELKILVSCNALSEGFDVPQVSCVILARPTKSKALYFQQVGRGLRLAQNKDDCLVLDQSGNVLEHGFVEDLEEVTLETSKANNTKNKKGKPPLKICPLEAGGCGIYVASVVLKCPQCQYNFDLAKLVTNLNSGRLISQCDLARMEKYRSLLREGYQNNFAPSWAAVKFRDEFGFFPPFDWAKSAIFNDNQEAFAVYNSYLSKTACRLNKDLNWIQKYLNMEFGWSGSPP